Proteins from one Acropora muricata isolate sample 2 chromosome 9, ASM3666990v1, whole genome shotgun sequence genomic window:
- the LOC136929961 gene encoding uncharacterized protein, with the protein MWVVVFILVNVMLYPTLDARAISSSDKEKLRTATWEHKFERSQKRQKISGELEIDGQKFESLGCWKDAWSRSLPTLEGEHYLLMDPNYKGRKYALFKCARAALDMGYKLFGIENGGQCFASSEGDKRYHRYGVSKECRGDGKGGPWSIQVYRFLEKDPVVNGAYSPWSSWGTCSKSCLGGVRRRVRTCSNPPPSGGGRECRGLGSSVESQDCNVKSCPDDSETGDHKSRGKLISSKRDGSQIQPSHEIFAHSSTPMHLYTGGRKPAIEYQHSEGLEGQETPLNHNGEKYIALSPFTKNNADLSNAEDEKQTAVSIHKHYKELGQDKTHSVANNGHGSQERIANSFASSKQQDVPQESSIHSASHVQQDVENSGEKEKMSSQEISHVLKQPVLDSGQQQESHEQGNVLNEQRAATQNKFGNSMQLSVNTTTLKNEKEVFNASPHDYEQFKDESMAPRVSQDMQIASNALLSHPSDTMEFPKHSFNVEKEKLRNDAGSVFIPTDKIHDKVENLNDKQKGNNEKTSVDEFINSLKPGFSDKVPTDTAIQDQNVPEQQYKTIADVLGHDQGIEIRIRPAGNFINTPLKNSQNIITDSHPGDVVSSEQKLNEMSQRGAQQNDQDQRKTQAKGQETESSSMQSSESGKNDGEHEVMHEGRGSKKPSSAELNAVDSQKQNSENDRGTYPVDGSHEYSAEAMQNAPSQPETPSPQKQSNHEKQESGRKIGKQSSTTNAPQGQPSDSHQGERVADKNQLSSEGNTLMMSKEKPDASQTSIHQQPNPKKDDDRSPAGKQNHPQQIPDLSKPRPFLQGVRVHQPPENTPQTSDQEKQPAYEGEPVPVVDLSNIGQAGGADYEPTSNEALSYPPENAPEPSQPAPASQGESQPPGPVYDNEAIQGISEMSQRLDEKLMQQANSPGNGAGLDELSMSKAYTEEFPTENRKQGLEDEATMQARYQYENKAPTVQGKYDSESDGDCLCPKKECSAKADIAFLVDGSTNIPQPYYARVLEFVKILSRGFDKHIAHVGMVAYGDDVKVAINLKALTDFKQFDDAVNVAPYMGGKAHTGNALAKLKSGLFGISGRQDAPRALILLSSGGSVDDVAAPGLELRDSGVKVTAIGLGKQANVRELITIASEPKSEHVFTAFLDTLPDTMDQIIQGICKDVMGIVRDRQEPCMCETNNGQVDSSYEYTREPPSTRESETISGIAQEGQMSSFSQDQGRGDAAVDQNENLNHQTPVGYQPDKGNVGSAFGSKSGNSSDKTEEGMQTSETDYVSEQRNAHQGDHLGKSKKEENSHGQLFAGEEKRPFSLLFKNEQEKALKEKEKQQNTGDSVGTNESSTYPGFRNDGGNDHLKSSSFGGTQPLVPAKYRFAAGLPEHFLPHSGDDDGTTTPSNQLTYVQRVSNESPLKQGMLSGKGNQFPWFSRVNQERVQGGASHVHAADTAANGTASNGNDDQGTTLTTSELSFDFRGPTKVIAVDKQAENVNKLQKDNRPACTGINLGVVIDSTASFGGRSGSQAEQMIDLAKRLSHLFPISPEGNNVGMMVYGGSPQPSVVSFDKFLDQKSMDEALENASNPNLEIRIGQALTGAQKHLFNDLSMSKRKVLLLVTDGASFDDVNRPAVELKRRGIEIFCLGIGNEVSREQLDSIASEPKKSHVFWAPYNDAERLMEKIRNEICLAVNKSTGFQTKRKCPSDVGFIIDGSRSIEVLGKGNFKKMLDFVKNVSFGFNISPNDTRVGAITYGADPQLAIPFEKYTSPNSLTIAFEKISYPGTIKMTGKALDLANQQLFDRGSRVKVPKVLVVLSQGTSKDKVEKSAEALHKAGVTVVSVGLGPVYNDAELKTIASMPVADHVIKAKFNELRHKVHEVQDKICAAAKKYTTD; encoded by the exons ATGTGGGTCGTTGTTTTTATCCTGGTGAATGTGATGTTGTACCCAACTTTGGATGCCAGGGCTATCAGTTCATCAGACAAAG AAAAGTTAAGAACAGCGACATGGGAGCACAAGTTTGAGCGTTCacaaaaaagacagaaaatatCAGGAGAACTTGAGATCGACGGCCAAA aatttGAAAGTTTGGGTTGCTGGAAAGACGCTTGGTCACGTAGCCTCCCCACCCTGGAGGGCGAGCACTACTTGTTAATGGATCcaaattacaaaggcagaaaGTATGCTTTGTTCAAATGTGCACGAGCTGCTTTAGACATGGGATACAAACTGTTTGGTATCGAAAATGGTGGCCAGTGTTTCGCTAGTTCTGAGGGCGATAAACGATATCACAGATATGGAGTATCTAAGGAGTGTAGAG GTGATGGAAAAGGTGGTCCCTGGAGTATACAAGTTTACAG ATTTTTGGAGAAGGATCCTGTCGTGAATGGTGCATACAGCCCGTGGTCTTCGTGGGGGACTTGTAGCAAGTCGTGTCTAGGAGGAGTACGACGGCGTGTGCGTACATGTTCCAATCCTCCTCCGTCAGGAGGTGGCCGGGAGTGCAGAGGACTGGGCTCAAGCGTAGAGAGTCAAGATTGCAACGTCAAGTCATGCCCTG ATGACTCTGAAACCGGTGATCACAAGTCTCGTGGCAAATTAATCTCATCAAAACGAGACGGAAGCCAGATTCAGCCAAGTCACGAGATCTTTGCTCACTCTAGTACACCAATGCATCTATATACTGGGGGCAGAAAACCAGCTATAGAGTACCAACATTCAGAAGGCCTTGAAGGTCAGGAAACTCCTTTGAACCACAATGGAGAAAAATACATTGCTCTGTCTCCCTTCACAAAGAACAATGCCGATCTATCTAATGCGGAAGATGAAAAACAAACAGCCGTGTCCATCCACAAACACTACAAGGAGCTAGGGCAAGATAAAACGCATAGTGTTGCTAACAACGGTCATGGATCACAGGAAAGAATAGCTAACTCTTTTGCCTCGTCTAAACAGCAAGATGTCCCCCAAGAATCATCAATTCATTCTGCATCCCATGTTCAACAAGACGTCGAAAATAgtggagaaaaagagaaaatgtctAGTCAGGAAATTTCTCATGTTTTAAAACAACCGGTGTTGGATTCGGGACAGCAGCAAGAATCACATGAACAAGGAAATGTGTTAAATGAGCAACGTGCGGCAACCCAAAACAAATTCGGTAATTCAATGCAATTGTCAGTAAACACTACAACTCTGAAAAACGAAAAGGAAGTGTTCAATGCTTCACCCCACGATTATGAACAGTTTAAAGATGAAAGCATGGCGCCGCGAGTTTCTCAAGACATGCAGATTGCCTCGAATGCACTACTTTCTCACCCCTCCGACACGATGGAATTTCCAAAGCACTCATTTAACGTCGAAAAAGAAAAGCTCCGTAACGATGCTGGATCAGTGTTTATTCCTACTGATAAAATTCACGACAAGGTGGAGAACTTGAACGataaacaaaaaggaaataatgaaaaaactTCAGTTGATGAATTCATTAATTCATTGAAACCAGGATTCTCGGATAAAGTGCCAACCGATACTGCCATTCAAGACCAAAATGTCCCAGAGCAGCAATATAAAACCATTGCAGATGTCTTGGGGCATGATCAAGGTATAGAAATCAGAATCAGACCAGCGGGTAACTTTATAAACACTCCGTTGAAAAATTCGCAGAATATCATCACCGACAGTCATCCTGGGGACGTTGTATCTTCTGAGCAAAAGTTAAACGAAATGTCCCAGCGAGGTGCCCAGCAAAATGATCAAGATCAGCGAAAAACGCAAGCGAAAGGGCAGGAAACTGAATCGAGTTCAATGCAAAGCAGTGAAAGTGGCAAAAACGATGGAGAACATGAGGTGATGCATGAGGGAAGGGGCTCGAAAAAGCCTAGTAGTGCAGAGCTTAATGCAGTAGATTCTCAAAAGCAGAACTCGGAAAATGATAGAGGAACATATCCCGTAGATGGATCCCATGAATATTCAGCAGAGGCTATGCAGAATGCGCCAAGTCAGCCTGAAACGCCATCTCCTCAAAAGCAATCTAACCACGAGAAACAAGAATCTGGACgtaaaattggaaaacaatccTCGACAACGAACGCGCCACAAGGTCAACCTTCAGATTCACATCAAGGAGAAAGAGTTGCAGATAAGAACCAACTTTCTAGTGAAGGTAATACTTTAATGATGAGTAAGGAAAAGCCAGATGCGAGTCAGACTTCCATACACCAACAGCCGAATCCAAAGAAGGACGACGATCGTTCACCTGCAGGAAAACAAAATCACCCTCAACAAATACCTGACTTAAGTAAGCCGCGACCGTTTCTACAAGGGGTAAGAGTTCATCAGCCTCCAGAGAATACACCCCAAACATCTGATCAAGAAAAACAACCGGCTTACGAGGGCGAACCAGTACCTGTGGTTGATCTCAGCAATATTGGCCAAGCAGGAGGCGCAGATTATGAGCCAACAAGCAATGAAGCGCTCTCATATCCACCAGAAAATGCTCCAGAACCAAGCCAACCAGCACCGGCTTCTCAAGGTGAAAGTCAACCACCAGGGCCTGTGTACGACAACGAAGCTATTCAAGGAATAAGCGAGATGTCCCAAAGATTGGATGAAAAACTCATGCAGCAAGCCAATTCCCCTGGCAATGGCGCTGGATTAGACGAACTGAGTATGTCAAAAGCGTACACTGAAGAATTCCCCACCGAGAATCGTAAACAGGGTTTAGAAGACGAGGCTACAATGCAAGCACGATATCAATATGAAAACAAAGCTCCAACGGTGCAAGGAAAATACGACTCAGAATCCGATGGTGACTGTTTGTGTCCTAAGAAAG AATGCTCTGCAAAAGCAGACATCGCCTTTCTGGTCGATGGCTCCACCAACATACCTCAACCTTACTATGCACGAGTTCTTGAATTTGTTAAGATATTGTCCCGAGGGTTTGACAAGCACATTGCACATGTTGGAATGGTGGCTTACGGCGACGATGTCAAAGTAGCTATTAATCTCAAGGCCCTCACCGATTTTAAGCAGTTTGATGATGCTGTCAATGTTGCTCCTTACATGGGTGGAAAGGCACACACAGGAAATGCGCTTGCCAAGTTGAAATCAGGACTCTTTGGCATTTCTGGGCGTCAAGATGCTCCCAGAGCCCTTATTCTTTTGTCCAGCGGAGGCTCTGTTGACGATGTCGCGGCGCCAGGGTTAGAGCTTCGTGATTCCGGTGTTAAGGTTACAGCCATTGGCTTGGGTAAACAAGCCAATGTCAGAGAGCTCATAACCATTGCATCGGAGCCTAAATCAGAGCACGTGTTTACAGCATTTCTGGACACTTTACCAGATACCATGGATCAAATCATCCAAGGAATTTGCAAAG ATGTGATGGGTATCGTCCGAGATCGACAGGAACCATGTATGTGCGAAACAAATAACGGCCAAGTTGATTCTTCCTACGAGTACACTAGGGAACCACCCAGTACTAGAGAATCAGAAACTATCAGCGGCATCGCTCAGGAAGGGCAAATGTCATCCTTCTCACAAGACCAAGGGAGAGGGGATGCTGCTGTGGACCAGAACGAAAACCTGAACCACCAAACTCCAGTTGGTTACCAACCTGATAAGGGCAATGTAGGGTCCGCATTTGGTAGCAAATCAGGTAACTCTTCGGACAAAACCGAGGAGGGAATGCAGACCTCGGAGACAGATTACGTCAGCGAACAGCGAAATGCCCATCAAGGTGATCATCTAGGAAAATctaaaaaagaggaaaatagcCATGGACAACTTTTCGCAGGTGAGGAGAAGAGACCCTTCTCTCTGCTGTTTAAAAACGAACAAGAGAAAGCTTTAAAAGAGAAGGAGaagcaacaaaacacaggaGACTCTGTTGGCACTAACGAGTCTTCGACATATCCCGGCTTTAGAAATGATGGAGGAAACGATCACTTGAAAAGCAGTTCTTTTGGTGGTACGCAACCTCTCGTTCCGGCGAAGTATCGCTTTGCTGCCGGCCTACCTGAGCATTTTTTGCCTCATAGCGGCGATGATGATGGTACCACCACGCCGTCAAACCAACTAACCTACGTACAACGGGTGAGCAATGAGTCGCCTCTCAAACAGGGAATGCTTAGCGGGAAGGGGAATCAGTTTCCATGGTTTTCTAGGGTAAATCAGGAACGGGTTCAAGGAGGTGCATCACATGTTCATGCAGCTGATACTGCAGCAAATGGTACTGCATCAAATGGTAATGACGACCAAGGAACAACTCTCACAACAAGCGAGCTGAGCTTTGATTTCCGCGGACCGACAAAGGTCATAGCTGTGGATAAACAAGCAGAGAACGTGAACAAGCTCCAAAAAGACAACCGCCCAG caTGTACAGGAATTAATCTTGGGGTTGTAATTGACAGCACTGCATCCTTTGGAGGCAGGAGTGGAAGTCAGGCAGAGCAGATGATAGATCTTGCCAAACGGCTTTCCCATCTATTTCCCATTTCTCCAGAAGGAAACAATGTTGGTATGATGGTTTATGGCGGCTCTCCACAGCCTTCAGTTGTAAGCTTTGACAAGTTCCTGGACCAAAAGAGCATGGATGAGGCCCTTGAAAACGCTAGTAACCCTAACCTTGAGATACGAATAGGACAGGCACTCACAGGGGCACAAAAGCACTTGTTCAACGACCTTTCTATGTCCAAACGCAAAGTGCTGCTTCTCGTGACCGATGGAGCTTCATTTGATGACGTCAATCGACCTGCGGTGGAGCTGAAGAGACGTGGTATTGAAATCTTCTGTCTTGGAATTGGAAATGAAGTGAGCAGAGAACAGCTTGATTCGATTGCGTCAGAACCTAAGAAAAGTCATGTTTTTTGGGCTCCGTACAATGATGCCGAGAGACTGATGGAAAAGATTAGAAACGAGATATGCCTGGCAGTCAATAAATCAA CTGGCTTCCAGACTAAGAGAAAGTGTCCGTCAGACGTCGGATTTATAATCGATGGTTCAAGAAGTATCGAGGTTCTTGGCAAAGGAAACTTCAAGAAAATGctggattttgtgaaaaatgtatCATTTGGTTTCAACATCTCCCCTAACGATACACGCGTTGGCGCAATAACCTACGGAGCAGATCCTCAATTGGCCATTCCTTTTGAGAAATACACGTCACCCAATAGTTTGACAATCGCTTTCGAGAAGATTTCGTATCCTGGGACAATAAAAATGACAGGAAAGGCATTGGATCTAGCCAATCAGCAGCTTTTTGATCGAGGAAGTAGAGTGAAGGTTCCTAAAGTTCTTGTTGTCCTATCACAAGGAACTTCGAAAGACAAAGTGGAAAAATCTGCCGAGGCTTTGCATAAGGCTGGCGTAACGGTCGTTTCTGTTGGTTTGGGGCCAGTTTATAATGACGCTGAATTGAAAACCATTGCTTCAATGCCAGTTGCTGATCATGTTATAAAAGCTAAATTTAACGAGTTGAGACATAAAGTACACGAAGTGCAAGATAAAATATGTGCCGCAGCTAAAAAATACACGACGGACTAA